The genomic stretch CTAATCGGAACCGAAATTTCAGTTACTGTTCGGTTCGCAGTTCTTAGAAACCGAACCGAAATTTCGGTTACTGTTCGGTTCGCAGTTCTTACAAACCGAACTTTAATCCATACATCGGTTAACCGAAATACGAAATACTGAGAATATTTGGAGGCGCAATAAGGCCCAGCTTGAGTGCTTGACCACGAGTCCCCCAGTAATCCTAGCCTGGCTAGCCACTGGCCTCCCCACCCGCGCGCCTGCCCCGGCGCGCCCTCCCGGCGCCCCCCCTCGGACCTCCCGGCCTCCCCAGTCCGGCGCGCGGCCGCCTCCCGCCCTCCCCGCCCACGCGGGCCGCCTCCCCACCCGACacacgcgccgcgcgcgcctgccCCGGCGCGCCCTCAAGGCGTCCAACATGAGGCCCTGCGCCCATGCCAACCGCCCTGCCCTGCTGCCCCTGCGCCTGCGGgatcccggccggccgccggcgccggctccagCGCGGGGCCACGGGGACTCGGGGAGCGGGGCGCATTCCTTCACCTGCTCGTCGAGGAGGAGTACGGCGGCGGTAGGCTCCTGCCCTGGCATCTTTGTCTTACCAGGCATCAATCCAATACGAGTAGGTCAACAGGCAGATTCATCTTTTATTCGCTTCGTTGAATTGATCTGTacagtccatgatttgatggATTCTTTTTTATGTATTGGGAATCTCTTTGCTTCTGTTACTCGCTGGGACAGCATGCTCTTTTGTGCTTTTTTTTAACTCAATTTTGATCCTGATATCTGCGAAAATCAAAGGCGGTGAAACATCTTGCATTTACTCTGCGTTTACTGGAGCTCGGTTAGTTCGGTCGGAACCGAAGACCGAACCGAACTAACCGAGACCGAAGTTGTCGGTTCCGAGAATTTGAAGTAACCATCGGGTTCGCATTTTCTGGTAACCGAATTTCGCAAATGACCGAGGAACCGATCGGTTCGGTTCGGTCTAACCGAATGCCCACGCCTGGGCGCGGCGCAGCGCAAAGCAAAGCAACGCAACGCACGCTCTGTTTGGTCACTTGGGCCGTTTGGGCTGCCAATTTGGTGGAGCGTTACGGCCCAGTTATTAGCTGGTTCCACAGACCTGTGCGCGCCGCAGGTACTCTCCTCTCACCCCAacggccgtcgccgccacaGCGGTGCTgtcacccgcgccgccgccgccgctagacgTTCGCCTCTGTCCCTCGCCGTCCCTCGCCGTCCTCCGCTAGGCCGCTTTGCTCCAGCCGTGCAAGTTGAGGGTGGAGAGCATCCGGAGCGGCCGTTCGCCCGCGCCGCGTCGGCCTCAGTAGAGCCCGTCCCTTCGTCGCCTCTATCTCTCGCAGGCAGCGGCGAGCGGGGAGCAGGAGCCCGGGGGCTGCACCGGAGCGCCGGAGCAGGCCGCGGGGCGCGAGGCGGCTGTACGGATACCACTAGGGCCACAACCACCACCTCGTTTCGTGGCGTCGTGCCAATCCGTGACGCCGTCGAGTCCTTCGCCTCCTGCCTCTCTGACCTCTTCATCGAGTTTGTGGGGGCTTTGCTCAACAGGTGCTAACTGTCGGATCACCTGGATGTAGTAGTGTTCTGTATTTGTAGTTCTATATAGTATGCAGCAGCTTAACTCAGCGACACGGTGCCTTTCGCATCTCAGTTCGCATCTCAGTTAAGGGCTGCAACATCATGCCGACGATGTAGGTTGGGTGCTTAGTTGTAGCTATCTTAGGTTACCTGCAGCAATTATTTCAGTGTTTGCCCCAGAATTCATTGGTAGGCCTAGCGAATATGTTGCTCGTTCTACTAGTCTTAGTCTAGAGGAACTGTTGTTGAGAAACTTCTATGCTAGCTAGATGGTTTTATAGGAGTAGAAAGTTGCATCTGTTTCTTCAGAAGTGACATTGGTACATCCTACAACTTGCAGTTATAGTGATTATGTTTCTTTTTGTATTTCCTGCAGGAGAGTTTGATGTAATCTGGAAGGTGTGACCCATTATCTCTCAGGTGGTCCTTTCCATCAACTTGTCAAATAATATTTCCCCATGAAGTGTAGTCTATGCACAGATCATTCCTGCTTCTGCTGGTACTGTCAATGTAAGGAGGGGATCGGCTTCCCTCGTCTATGCACCGGGCAGTCCCAGGGTTCCTGCGGCGAGCCCATGCAATCAGGAGCTACCCCCCAGTGCTGCGTCTTTCCTCTCAGGCTTGTTGCTTGAATAGCTCGGATAATGAGGAGCCCGGACGGAATTCTGCTTACATTGACTATAGAAGCCAGTGTCTCCTTCCCTCCATCACGCTAGCAGTGCGGACTGCGAACTGGGATGCTGCCAGAAATATAAGCTTCAGGGAGTGTGTGAGGTTATACGGGCTATCTCAATCAATTGGTTTGTTTGCATTGCTTGTGCAGCTATTCTTACCGCGGAGAATCAGAGAGATCCAGTGCTTGATTCAGAGCATTGTTGATTACTGTGAAAATGCTGGCCAGGAGTTGTTTGAGTTGGCTCCTATTTTGGTCAGCAGATTGGGTGGGTCAATGACGTTGTTGCAAGTTTATGCTGCAGTCATCCGGATTTTTGTAGAGTTGTCAATGTTTGAGGACGCTCTTCTCACTTACATTGAGGCCAAGAAGGTTGGTGCTGAGCTGCGTTTGTGCAACTTCTTGCTGAAGTGTTTAGTCAAGGGGAATCAGATTGTGTATGCAAGGAGTTTATTTGATGACATGAAGAGCTCTGGTCCTTCACCAAATGTCTACTCTTATTCAGTTTTGATGAGTATGTATACACATGGAGAGAGGTTGTGCTTAGAGGAAGCTTTTGAGCTTCTTCGTGAAATGGAAATGAATGGTGTGAGACCGAATGCTGCAACCTATGGAACTTACCTCTATGGGCTTTGCCGTTCCAGACAGGTAACGTCTGCATGGGACTTTCTTCAAAATCTTTGTCAGAGAGGGTGCCCTTGCAACACTTATTGTTTTAATGCAGTGATTCATGGTTTCTGTAGTGAGGGTCAGGTCCACAAAGCCATAGAAGTGTTTAATGGGATGAAGAAATGTGGGTTTCTCCCAGATGTCCACAGCTATAGCATATTAGTTGATGGGTTATGCAAACAAGGGGAACTATTGAAAGGTTATGACATGCTTGATGAAATGGCAAGAAATGGAATCAGTCCTAACCATGTAAGTTATAGTTCACTTTTGCATGGTCTTTGCAAGACTGGAAATGTTGAATTTGCGTTTGAGATTTTCAAGAGGCTTAAAGACCAAGGTTTCAAGCATGACCAGATAATGTACAGCATCCTTTTCCATGGCTGCTGCCAACATTTACATCTAGATATTGTCAATGGCCTTTGGGATGACATGATTCATCATGATTTTGTTCTAGATGTTTATGATTATACCAATCGGATCTATGCATTATGTAGACATCGATGCCTTATAGAAGCATTGGAAGTATTTGAATTCATGCTTGAGAATGGGATAACTCCCAACATTGTGACATGCACCATCCTTGTTGACGGCTTTAGCAAAGAAGGGCTGATTGGTGAGGCCTTCCTATTCCTGGATAAAGTACATCAGTCATTGGCAATTGCCCCCAATCTTTACACATACAAAGCTATTATCAACGGCCTTTGTAAGATCAACAAATCGAATGACGTGTGGGAACTTTTTGCAGACATGATAAAAAGGGGATACGTTCCTGATGCTATCCTCTACAGTATTATTATTGATGGTTTTGTGAAAGCTTTGGAGTTGCAGGAGGCTTTCAGACTGTATCATAAAATGTTGGATGAAGGGATAAAACCTACTATTTTTACATGTACTAGTCTCCTAAATGGGCTGTGCCATGATGATGGACTTCCTAGATTTAGGAAATTGATGAGGGATATGATTGGGGAGGACCTGGTACTTGACAAGATTTTGTGCACATCTATTATTGCGCACTATTGTAGACGTTCAAATATGAAGGCCGCCATGGAAATGTACAAAAAAATGGAAAGCTCCGGTTTATCACCAGATGCTTTTGTATATACTTGCCTAATTAGTGGCTTCAGTAAAGTTCGTGCAATGGATGGTGCACTTTTGATGATGGAAGAAATGGAAAAAAGGAATATTAAGCCTACTGTAGTAACCTATACAGCTCTCATCGTTGGATACCTTAAAACAGGGGATGAGAAACAAGCTAATAAGATGTACAGAAGTATGTGTGAGGCAAGCATTGATCCGGATGACAAGCTGAGTTGTATATTGGGCGTTGGCAATGACGGGGGTGACTGATTTTTATTCTCGGAAACATCAAGCAAATTCAAGCAAATTCATTTTGAAGAGCAAAATTCAGATTGCAGATTAGGAATACAAGTATCAAGGATTACAGGTATCTTCAAGCAAAACCAAAAGTTCAAATTGAGCAAAGGATAtgttgataaaaaaaatggtgATGAATCAACCGTTGTAAGAAGTGGTTGGGATCCATATTGGCTAGCCATCTGCCCATCATGGGCGTTACTCTTCAGATTGTTTCCAGGTGAGCATCACATTTGTATTTCAAATGCATCGCATCTTCGTTCTAGAGGTGTGATCATACTTTTACGCCCCAGATTGATGGCCCATTGGCCTAGTTCATCTGTCGCATTAAGAAAATCATTCTTCTTTTCCATGACTGCCACAACTTTGCTTATTATATTCCCTTTATCATGCCTGCCTTGATGACAAAGGTTTCAGGAAATTAGGCATAACTGTTTTCCATTCTGGTCTTATAAGTGTATCATGGTGCTTCGATTCATACAATCCAGTTCCATAcgataacttttttttttccatactATATGCAGATGCAGTCATGCAGTGCAGGAATCTCTATCCTGGAAGATTATCATCCATAGCCCTGCTAATTGGATTGGTGTTAATGGTCCTAGTGGATTGGTTTAAGAATGGAGCTGCGTCAATTTGGTGGGTAATGGATTGAAAAGCTATTTGGGTTGTTTTAGTTTGGGCTGCAGATTAGAGAGGGTTGGTTAGGCATTGAAGTAGTTTCATTTTATCGGGTTGGTATCAGGATCCAAACCAGGGGTTGCAGGCCAATTAGGCACTCGGGCTGTCGGGCAGGTCCACACGCCACTGCACCAGGCTGCAAGCGAAGGAGCAGAGACTCACGCCTCCCCTCCCGCGGTCCCGCCATCGCCGCCAGGACTCCCtcacgcctccacctccgcctcgcttGCGCCGCTGCATCAGGGAAGCCGGCAGATTCTTCAGGCAGAGGAAGCCGGCAGATTCTTCGGGCAGAGGAAACCAGCGGACAAGCTCTCCAAGAAGCTGGCGGTCGAGTTCTCCAAGAAGCCAGCGGCGATACGAGCTCTCCACGGCTGCCGGCGGTCCAGGTgcgcatcatctcctcctccgcgccatgTGATGTGCGAATCTACGATTTCAATGTTGTTTCCACATCCGGATTGATCGGTAGGTTTAGATTAGATCCGATCTTTTGGGTTTAGGTGATGTTTTGGGGTTGGATCACTTTGGAAATCCTGAACAGCAGACCTATACCCTGCATCGCTTCAGAGTCTGTTGGAGGCTACATGATTCAGGGCTTGATTGGGACATTCTGAATCCACTGGAACGAATTGTTGATATAGCTGCTGTATACAAACTGTGTTTGGTTTATCAAAAATTAGTGGTACAAAGATAATGTGGGATTTCATTTGCTCGGCACTAGAGGGATTAGATAAAACTAACCTAGTACTTGCTTACTGATGCTCAGAACAAGTTTAGCTGTGTACATAGTTTCTTAACATGAGCATGAGAATCTGAATTGCTGTTATTTTGGATGCCAGTAACAGGCAACAATTTAACTTAATGAAGAGAGCTCCAGAACAAGCTAAAGGTGAAAGGTTCAGCATGTCCATGCTGTtttgaaatttaataaaaagAACTGCCTTTGGCCCTAATACGTGGGGACTCAATATGAAAAACGTGGTTACAAGGTATCTGTAAGGTGGCAACAGGCTGTTCTACGCTTTTGCATATCATGAAGGCTCTCTTGATGAATGTGATTGGTTTCGACCTTTTGTGGTTAATCATATTTAGATCAATGGTGTCTTTTTGTGAGTAGAATGAGATAGTGACTCTTTATCTGTGTTCTATGTTCTGTTTAAGTAAGTCCAGTTTGGTTCTTCATCATAATTTTTGCTTGTAGTATCTGGACCTGGAAACCTTTTCTATGACTGTAATTACCTGTTTTCTGACTAAAATACTTTAAATTTGTTAACTGTTATAACTGTGAACATGCAGAATAAACACTGTAGTTGCAAGATCAGTCAATTTTATCTTGTTACACGGGACTTTCTGCTCAATGCCTTTCCTATTGCTGTGATAAGTGCAGCTCCACAGTTTTCTGTGATAGGCTGCCTTTTTTGTGGTATgcatttgaagtttgaactgATGGGCATGCATGCAGGTTGAAGGGAAGAAGTTCCGGATGCTGTCTAACTGGCAACGGGAGTACACGATGGAGCACACCCTGACGCAGCTGAAGGAGATGGCTTTTCCGATAGCTTCAGCAATTCAGCAATTTGACCTCTTCTGTATAACATGGTGTAATTTGTAATAATTTGTATCACCTAGAGTTCAAGATTTATAACTTGGTCTATATTTGTAGCTAAATATGTTGcaattttcttctttattttattttacatattCTGATTTTTTATATGTTATTTTCTTCCTAGTCTTCTTATAGCAGCCTATCTGCTTATAGCAGCATGCAATGGTCAGCGGGGAATCATCCTCCAGCTTGGTTTGGTCACTAGCTAGCTAACGGATTCTTAATGGGTTGAAACCATAGTTAGCCAATAGTATTTTTCCCTTAACGCTGAAAAGATTGGGCTGGTCTAgtgtgtggtggtggaggtTCGGAGTGGGGTTTACTCCCCTCGTGAGAATGGATTGCCCAATTATCAGGGCTAGGCACGAACCTCGAACCACGATGAGCACGCGTGCCCagcttgtgacttgtgagccgCAGCAGGCCGGAGGTCAGTGTCGACGACGAGAGCTGGGAGCAGCGGAAGGTCTCCCGCAACCAAACGCTTGGGTTGCACGCCACAATTGACTGAACTTTTTTTCCGCGGCTCGCTGGAGGACGCCTGATGAGAGTACAGGGATGTATCCAGGCTCCATGTGGCCGTCTCCATCGGCAAGATTTCTCTTTGTCCCCTGCACCCATGCTTTCCAGCTCCCATCATGAGATTGGTTGCAAGTGACCGCACGCACAGGAGCTCGCGCGTCGTGTGTGCTCTGGTACACGTATCTCATGATCGCAACTGGAAAAAAATGTTCAGATACCGATGGAGATTTTTGTGCGTAGCCTGCTTCTAGCTTTCAACACTAGCCTTTCTTGGCTGCGAAGCGTCAGGCTAACTGAAGCTTTTCCTCATTTGGTCGTGTACATATATACAGATTTTTCAGATTTATCTTTCACGAGAAAAGAACCAGATCTGTTCATGTTCTGAAACACCCTTCATCAATCATTCATccatttcgaaaaaaaaataaaattcaatCATTCATGGCGATGCCATATCCGGATGCATCTTCTGCGCAGGGATTTTGGTAATGATTTGGATTTGGAGCCGGGCGACGCCAGGTACAACACGGTTTCTGACGTCCTGTATCTGATGGCGATCATACTACCACCCAACCCTTATGGTGTCACACTACCACTGCAggttatctttctttttcttgacaAATAAAGAAGAGGATTAGCAAATCCGAGGAGCAGCTTGGTCTCTCTCCCTTCACATGCTGTTCCCCTGCACCATTGCAGTATCTCCCAGCTGCacattttgtcgtcgctttctCCACAATAACACCGTCCTTTATTTGATTTCAACAGGACGACGACTCACACTACTCCTGCCAGAAATATCCGAAATtcgggagggaaaaaaaagggatcTCTGTGCCACACGTGTCTCCAGGACATTGTGGAACCAGGCTAGACGCTTAGCAGCCGCTCAGTACTGTTCTCGCACGTGTTTGATCCGCTCTACTCCTCTCGACGGCTCCTCGCACGGCAGGACCATCAACGTGTCCGTACCACGAGTGGCCGTGctctccagagtccagacccCAGTTGGCAGTTGCTGAGTGAGCAGCGGCCATGGCAGTCAAGTAGGTCAAGTACTGTACGACCACCGATCACACGATACAATGAACCAATGGCCAACGGGCAGCTGACAACGAGTCGTCCTGACCAGCCGCTGCAGTGGAGAGAGGCTGCTGCCTGCCCGTGTGAAACTCCAGCGCGCGGGCCCACGTaccagcggcgcggcgcggcgcggctccgGCCGCAGGCCACAGCGTACCGGCACTGGCCCTGCCTGACACTGACGGTCGATTCATGGATCAACTGCTGCGACGCTGATTAGAGATTTTTTTTCAGGATCTCCTCGCCGAGAGCGTACGACCTGCGGCGTCACGGCCCGCGTTgatttgggccttgtttagatGGTGCTAAAATTACTATAGTAATACTGTaatgtttcgtttgtatttgtgaattattgtctaaatattgactaattaagcttaaaagattcgtctcgcaagtacaacaaaactgtgcaattagtttttgatttcgtctacattcagtactccatgcatgtactgcaagtttgatgtgatggggaatcttcatTTTATATAGTGCCAAAATTAGAtttttggagtgaactaaacatggtgGTCTTGATTTGCCGGCGGCCGTCGTGCACGGGCCGCGACGCGAGCATTGCGAAAGTCGCCGGCGGGGGCCTCGCGCACGCGGAAACACTC from Setaria italica strain Yugu1 chromosome II, Setaria_italica_v2.0, whole genome shotgun sequence encodes the following:
- the LOC101760231 gene encoding pentatricopeptide repeat-containing protein At3g22470, mitochondrial, producing the protein MHRAVPGFLRRAHAIRSYPPVLRLSSQACCLNSSDNEEPGRNSAYIDYRSQCLLPSITLAVRTANWDAARNISFRECVRLYGLSQSIGLFALLVQLFLPRRIREIQCLIQSIVDYCENAGQELFELAPILVSRLGGSMTLLQVYAAVIRIFVELSMFEDALLTYIEAKKVGAELRLCNFLLKCLVKGNQIVYARSLFDDMKSSGPSPNVYSYSVLMSMYTHGERLCLEEAFELLREMEMNGVRPNAATYGTYLYGLCRSRQVTSAWDFLQNLCQRGCPCNTYCFNAVIHGFCSEGQVHKAIEVFNGMKKCGFLPDVHSYSILVDGLCKQGELLKGYDMLDEMARNGISPNHVSYSSLLHGLCKTGNVEFAFEIFKRLKDQGFKHDQIMYSILFHGCCQHLHLDIVNGLWDDMIHHDFVLDVYDYTNRIYALCRHRCLIEALEVFEFMLENGITPNIVTCTILVDGFSKEGLIGEAFLFLDKVHQSLAIAPNLYTYKAIINGLCKINKSNDVWELFADMIKRGYVPDAILYSIIIDGFVKALELQEAFRLYHKMLDEGIKPTIFTCTSLLNGLCHDDGLPRFRKLMRDMIGEDLVLDKILCTSIIAHYCRRSNMKAAMEMYKKMESSGLSPDAFVYTCLISGFSKVRAMDGALLMMEEMEKRNIKPTVVTYTALIVGYLKTGDEKQANKMYRSMCEASIDPDDKLSCILGVGNDGGD